One Bacteroidales bacterium genomic window, CATTCTTCCTTTTCATGCTGATCCTCTTACTTAGCTAATGGTAAGATTATGCATGTTTGCTATTCGTTCTGAAATCTATATGGAATCACAATGAAAAGCTACTTAAGGTCAAAGCTTCCCTGCCCGATTTCCCTGTCTTCAGTAAAAATATTGACAATATATCTTCCTTTAGGCAAATCCCCTGATGAAGCAGGATGCTCATAATAGGTGCAAATATCTGCGGCAGCCCCATCATAGTTTAATGTTTCCATGGCAGAGAACTGCAGGGTTTGTCCCAGAAATTGAAAAGTATAAGATGGGCCCCGGGTTAAAATAGCATTATCAGGTTTGGCAATTCTGACAAAAAAGCGCTGATAACCTGTTCCTACAAGTTTATTCTCGCTCACAGTAAAGCAAACCTTGATTTTATCAGTACGTGATGCTTTGTCTGTTACTTTCTCTTTATCTACACCTTTTGATTTTAAAGGAGTAGCTGAAACCTTATATGCTTTTAGCACAGCCGCCCTGTTGATGGTCTGGTTTAACTCTTCCTTATCCTTCGACAATTCTGCACTTTTTTGTTGTTCAAGATTATAATCTATTTTTATTTTCTCGTTTTCTTGCCTCAATTGTCGGTTAACCGTATAAAGAGAATCAATCTGGCTTTCATATCCTTTTGTAATCATCTGCAATTGAAGCAGTTTCTTTTTCACTACACTCAACTCTGAACCCAGACCAAGAAGTTTTTTTATTTCATTTGCCCGTGCCCTTATGATACTGTCTTTGCCTACTAAAGAATCGTTCAGATCGCCATATGCAGCCTTCACTTTTTCATGTTCCATCAAAAGGGAGTCCAACTGCTCCTGGAGTGTTACCTTTTCCTCATTGGACGTTTTTGTTATGGTGATAACTTCCTTCTTCTGGTTCATGAGCATATAGGCCATTACAGCAATGATGGCCACCAGAACACCTATGGTAATCTTATACCCTAATGTGTTTGCAGGTTTCTGATCCATAATTAGTTAATTTTAGCTTTTCAGGATAATAAACGCAAATTTAAGGATTTTCTTTTATCTCATCAATGGGTAATTCCGATAATAAAAAACCCGGCAATAAACTATTGCCGGGTGTACATAATTTAAATGTTTTTATATAATTAGCCAGGCTATATGCTTAATGGCCGCTTGATCCGATAACTTTGAATTTATCACCGGTTTCCTTGACAATTGTCTTGTAAAAATCTTCACTATAACCGGGTTGTTTTACCTTGGGATTCTTTTCACCGGCAACAGGGGTCTTAATATTACCATCCATATACTTGGTAAAAAGGTAATTATAAAGTTGTTTCCACTGGTAAACTGTGCTATTCCCCTGGTTCACCGAAAAATCAGTCAGAAATTGAACCGCATCAGTTTGTGATTTCTGTGACTTTTCAAAAGCAATTTTATCAATGGCAGGTACCATTGCGATGAAGTTACCTTCCAGTTCAGCTTGTTTCTGAAGGATTTCAGGAATCATATCTTTGTAACGGGTATAGGCAAAATTAGTAACCTGGTTAAATACCCAGAAAGCAGCATTCTCACTAAATGTCATCATATCTCCGTTTCCAACGGCAAAAGTCTCCGGAACCCTGGTCATACAGGTATACATGGGTACATAAACCGTGCTGTAGGTATCATCAACACCAAACCAAATGATTCCGCCCAATGGAGAAGGGACAAAACTTCTTGATTGAGTGATAAATGAAAAACCGGTCTGTTGAGTCGAAATAGCTCTTTCATTGCAATATTCAACACCATCTACCTTCCAGGTAAGAGGGCGCCAACGTACAATACTTCCATAAGGGCCGGCACCTGCATCCTTTGTCATATCCAGAGGTGTATCCTGGTAATAGTCGCGCATCAATCCAAATGCATCAAGCAGGGTGAGCTTTTTGTCTGGTTTTACATATAAAGGCATCCTGTTATGAAGGTTTTCACCTTTTGCATAATCCAGATAAGCATCCATGCCTTTTGCAACTTTGTTGAATCCAC contains:
- a CDS encoding C69 family dipeptidase, with protein sequence MKRTLFLVLCLIAVGISMPSKACTNFLITKGASADGSCMISYSADSHTLFGELYHWPAATYPEGSLLDIYEWDTGKYLGKIKQSSRTYNVIGNMNENQVAIGETTYGGREELIDTAGIMDYGSLIYVALQRSRTAREAIEIMTSLVAEYGYYSSGESFSISDANEVWIMEMIGKGKPEQVKDKKGRITWKYNKGAVWVAIRIPDGYISGHANQARITTFPLNDPANCIYSSDVVSFAKGKGWFSGEDKDFSFSDTYAPVDFGGARFCEARVWSGFNKVAKGMDAYLDYAKGENLHNRMPLYVKPDKKLTLLDAFGLMRDYYQDTPLDMTKDAGAGPYGSIVRWRPLTWKVDGVEYCNERAISTQQTGFSFITQSRSFVPSPLGGIIWFGVDDTYSTVYVPMYTCMTRVPETFAVGNGDMMTFSENAAFWVFNQVTNFAYTRYKDMIPEILQKQAELEGNFIAMVPAIDKIAFEKSQKSQTDAVQFLTDFSVNQGNSTVYQWKQLYNYLFTKYMDGNIKTPVAGEKNPKVKQPGYSEDFYKTIVKETGDKFKVIGSSGH